DNA from Asticcacaulis excentricus:
CGGTTTTGCGCTACGGAGACTTCGCAGACCTGACCCCCTTCGGCGGCGAAGGGGGCTTTGAAATCCTGCGGTGCGGGGACAAGGCCGATGACCAGTTCGCCCTCGTGCAGGCCAACGCAGCGCTCATACCAGCCGTCGGGGGTCAGTTGAAACTGCCGCGCCGGCAGACAGTCGAGTACCTCATTGGCGATGATGAGCAGAGGCGCATCGGTCGGCACGTGGTCGAGGCTGTCGTAATGGCGCACCTCACCCAGTCTGGCCGTCTGTACCGCGCGAAGCGGCTGCGAAGGCTCGATCAGACCGATCTCCACGGCCTGCGCGAAGGCGGGCAGGGCGCGAAAAGTTCTCAGCAGGTCGCTCATCAGCGTGCCGTCACCGGGGCCGATTTCAAGGACGCGAATCTTTGCGGGCGCGCCCATATCCTGCCAGGCCTGCATGGCCCACAGGGCGAGACGTTCACCGAACATCTGCGACACCAGAGGGGCCGTGATAAAGTCGCCCTCTTCGCCCAGAGCCGGGCGCGTGGCGTAATAGCCTTCCTGCGGATCGAACAGGCAGGCCCACATATAGTCGGCGATGGTCAGCGGGCCTTCGAGCCTAATCTGCTCGATCAGGCGGGTCTTAAGCGAGGCCATCAGGCGCTTTCGTCTCATTTGTCGCCGTAAATCCGGCGGGCAGGGTCTTGCCGCGCAGGGCCAGCCAGATGGCGATGCCGCCGCCAATGATCATCAGCAGCGACAGGGTCTGCCCCATGGTGATAACGTGCTTGAAGAAGGGCAGCATCTGGGCGTCGGGTTCGCGCACAAACTCGACCAGCACGCGGGCAAGGCCGTAACCAGCAACAAACACGCCCATGATCAGGCCGGGCTGACGCAGTTTGCGCCAGACGTGCACCAGCAGATAGCCGACGACAAACAGCACGATCCCTTCCAGCACGGCCTCGTAAAGCTGACTGGGGTGACGCGGCAGATAGCCAGCAACGCAACGCCCATATATATCAACGGGCGTGTAGCGATTACAAAAGACCATGCCCCACGGCGCGTCTGTGGTACGGCCCCACAGTTCGCCATTGATAAAATTGGCGATGCGGCCAAAGAACAGCCCGATTGGCGCAGCGCAGGCCAGAAGATCGCCCAGGGTCCACGGGTTGATGCGGTGACGCCGACTATAAAGCACACCCGCGATACAGACCCCGATAAAGCCACCATGGAAGGACATGC
Protein-coding regions in this window:
- a CDS encoding class I SAM-dependent methyltransferase, producing the protein MASLKTRLIEQIRLEGPLTIADYMWACLFDPQEGYYATRPALGEEGDFITAPLVSQMFGERLALWAMQAWQDMGAPAKIRVLEIGPGDGTLMSDLLRTFRALPAFAQAVEIGLIEPSQPLRAVQTARLGEVRHYDSLDHVPTDAPLLIIANEVLDCLPARQFQLTPDGWYERCVGLHEGELVIGLVPAPQDFKAPFAAEGGQVCEVSVAQNRLIEAVGALIHEATGAALFIDYGRDRPEPGDTLQALYRHEKTDPLAEPGAHDLTQWADFPSLAVTALNMGLGVSQITPQGVFLQRLGIIERFDELRAKNPEDTDRLARQVHRLIAAEEMGELFKVLAIHYPRDLPLAGLAPIHAEP
- the lgt gene encoding prolipoprotein diacylglyceryl transferase, which gives rise to MTLPDIDPVLLHIGPLALRWYALAYVAGIALGWWYLTRLIRKESLWAPYPAPLSRENLEDLIIWMALGIILGGRIGYVLFYDLAPILKNPLQFFKVWEGGMSFHGGFIGVCIAGVLYSRRHRINPWTLGDLLACAAPIGLFFGRIANFINGELWGRTTDAPWGMVFCNRYTPVDIYGRCVAGYLPRHPSQLYEAVLEGIVLFVVGYLLVHVWRKLRQPGLIMGVFVAGYGLARVLVEFVREPDAQMLPFFKHVITMGQTLSLLMIIGGGIAIWLALRGKTLPAGFTATNETKAPDGLA